A single window of Salminus brasiliensis chromosome 18, fSalBra1.hap2, whole genome shotgun sequence DNA harbors:
- the LOC140539343 gene encoding retinol dehydrogenase 12: MSWHYTDLFSHPLWFACTVVLAAVTRMQRRGRWDPRSCTVRLTGKTAIVTGANTGIGKFIALDFARRGARVILACRSEARGTAAMNEIRQRSNNQNVHLRLVDTSSLQSVRKFAAQILEEEKQLHILVNNAGASGLPRGITSEGLDMTFATNHIGPFLLTYLLLDLLKKSAPARIVNVSSTNHWKGKVDFSHFRGDNLDYGMDSTYNHTKLHNILWTNELARRLKGTDVTANSLHPGIVMTEVMRHYNFIVRLIFNMIGVFFFKSSEEGAFSSIYCAVAEETEGITGKYFDSDCSLVLPAPLARDPAIAAKSFETCEKLTAKL; the protein is encoded by the exons ATGTCGTGGCACTATACAGATCTCTTCTCCCACCCACTGTGGTTCGCCTGTACTGTGGTTCTGGCCGCGGTGACCCGCATGCAACGGAGAGGCAGGTGGGACCCGCGCTCATGTACTGTTCGGCTCACGGGCAAAACTGCGATAGTGACCGGAGCAAACACAG GGATAGGAAAGTTCATTGCCCTGGACTTTGCACGACGTGGAGCGCGGGTCATTCTGGCCTGCAGAAGCGAGGCTCGCGGGACAGCGGCAATGAATGAGATTCGCCAACGTAGCAACAACCAGAACGTTCATCTGCGGCTGGTCGATACGTCGTCCCTCCAATCAGTCCGCAAGTTTGCAGCTCAAATCCTAGAGGAGGAAAAACAGCTCCACATACTAGTCAATAATGCTGGGGCTTCAG GCCTTCCCAGGGGAATCACCTCAGAGGGACTGGATATGACCTTCGCCACTAATCACATCGGGCCCTTTCTGCTCACTTATCTACTTCTTG ATCTCTTGAAGAAATCAGCCCCAGCGCGCATTGTGAACGTTTCCTCAACAAATCACTGGAAAGGAAAGGTGGACTTCTCTCATTTCCGTGGGGATAACTTGGATTATGGGATGGACAGCACGTACAATCACACCAAGCTCCACAATATCCTCTGGACTAATGAGCTGGCACGCAGACTGAAGGGAACAG ATGTGACTGCAAACTCTCTGCATCCAGGTATAGTCATGACAGAAGTTATGAGGCACTATAACTTCATTGTCCGGCTGATCTTCAACATGATTGGAGTTTTCTTCTTCAAG tcttcGGAGGAAGGTGCATTCAGCTCGATCTACTGTGCCGTGGCAGAGGAGACTGAGGGAATCACGGGGAAGTATTTCGACAGCGACTGCTCGCTTGTCCTCCCGGCTCCGCTGGCTAGAGACCCTGCTATAGCAGCCAAGTCTTTTGAGACCTGTGAGAAACTCACAGCTAAGCTTTAA
- the tpgs2 gene encoding tubulin polyglutamylase complex subunit 2: MEDAKDEKTLKGFSERLTLGVTRILERLPGVLDVRFVEREPAEKRCLLSWEQKNNCVLPDDLRDFYLTTDGFTLTWNAKLDNEPVPVGCMVINSVAKLRLLTESNIYSLPSAPTLSDLDFEDAFEGSEGHEEPHFDSRSRIFELDSCGGNGRACLVYKDCTPDDVAQQSEIWFLDRSLYWHFLTSSFTAYYRLMITNLGLPEWQYTFTPYGPSPQAKQWASLYQPLTFHDDRHFDPAGEPLVNMLDPAKAFRGKAKPTAPKKKPPAQTPATGGAAAKGQGSTGRQSVNKR, encoded by the exons ATGGAGGACGCGAAGGATGAGAAGACCTTAAAGGGGTTTTCAGAAAGACTTACTTTAGGGGTTACTCGGATTTTAG AGCGCCTGCCTGGTGTGCTAGATGTACGATTTGTTGAGAGAGAACCTGCAGAGAAGAGATGCCTCCTCTCATGGGAACAG AAAAACAACTGTGTTTTGCCAGACGACCTGAGAGACTTCTACCTCACGACAGATGGTTTCACTCTCACCTGGAACGCCAAGCTGGATA ACGAGCCAGTCCCTGTTGGCTGTATGGTAATAAACAGTGTGGCCAAGCTCCGTCTTCTGACAGAATCAAACATCTATTCCCTCCCCAGTGCACCTACCCTATCTGACCTTGACTTTGAGGATGCTTTCGAAG GGTCTGAGGGTCATGAAGAGCCCCACTTCGACTCACGTAGCCGAATCTTTGAGCTTGACTCCTGTGGGGGAAATGGCAGAGCTTGCCTTGTTTACAAAGACTGTACTCCAG ATGATGTGGCCCAGCAGAGTGAAATATGGTTCCTGGATCGGTCTCTGTACTGGCACTTTCTCACCTCCTCCTTCACAGCATACTACAGGCTTATGATAACAAATTTAGGCCTCCCGGAATGGCAGTACACCTTCACGCCATATGGACCCAGCCCACAAGCCAAG caatGGGCATCTCTTTATCAGCCTCTTACATTCCATGACGACCGTCACTTTGATCCAGCTGGGGAACCGTTGGTAAACATGCTGGACCCGGCCAAGGCTTTCCGTGGCAAAGCCAAACCGACGGCTCCCAAAAAGAAGCCGCCAGCCCAGACTCCAGCGACTGGAGGAGCAGCTGCCAAAGGGCAGGGGTCCACAGGCAGACAAAGCGTGAACAAACGATGA
- the aqp7 gene encoding aquaporin-7, producing the protein MQRKGKAEEVAGARGRFVCWGRREHVRVGLAEALSTFVMMVFGLGSVAQVVTGGGRFGDYLSINLGFGLAVAMGVHVGGKVSGAHMNAAVSFTMCVLGRLSWKMLPLYVAAQLLGSFLAAGTVFTLYYDAIHHYCEGNFTVSGPKATAGIFATYPAQYLSIQAGFLDQVLGTAMLLLCVTALADQRNQPAPSGGEPVAVGALVLLIGISMGSNSGYAINPTRDLGPRIFTALAGWGLEVFRAGNSWWWVPVLAPLVGGVTGALIYKALVELLHPVRNNKELEQGEESSEFASLDQCKKGSADVCV; encoded by the exons ATGCAGAGGAAGGGCAAAGCTGAAGAAGTGGCAGGGGCCAGGGGACGTTTTGTGTGCTGGGGGAGGAGGGAGCATGTTCGTGTTGGCCTTGCAGAAGCTCTCAGCACATTTGTCATGATG GTGTTTGGACTAGGCTCTGTCGCTCAGGTGGTCACAGGAGGGGGGCGCTTTGGAGATTATTTAAGCATTAATCTTGGTTTCGGTCTGGCTGTGGCAATGGGGGTGCATGTTGGTGGGAAGGTATCAG GTGCCCACATGAATGCAGCAGTGTCGTTCACCATGTGTGTGCTTGGCCGACTGAGCTGGAAGATGCTGCCACTCTATGTAGCTGCTCAGCTTCTGGGCTCTTTTCTTGCAGCTGGAACAGTTTTTACCCTTTACTATG ATGCCATACACCACTACTGTGAGGGTAACTTCACAGTGTCTGGCCCCAAAGCAACAGCTGGGATATTTGCCACTTATCCAGCACAATACCTGTCAATACAAGCTGGATTTCTGGACCAG GTGCTTGGcactgctatgctgttgctgtgTGTAACAGCTCTGGCAGACCAGAGGAACCAGCCTGCCCCATCTGGTGGAGAGCCTGTGGCTGTGGGGGCTCTTGTACTGCTGATTGGAATTTCGATGGGAAGCAACAGCGGCTATGCCATCAACCCCACACGAGACCTGGGGCCAAGAATCTTTACAGCGCTCGCAGGCTGGGGATTAGAGGTATTCAG GGCAGGTAACAGTTGGTGGTGGGTGCCAGTGCTGGCTCCATTAGTAGGTGGAGTGACTGGTGCTTTGATCTACAAGGCTTTAGTGGAGCTGCTCCATCCTGTTCGTAACAACAAAGAACTAGAGCAAGGAGAGGAATCATCAGAGTTTGCTTCACTGGATCAGTGCAAGAAAGGCAGCGCAGATGTCTGTGTGTGA